From the Nodularia sphaerocarpa UHCC 0038 genome, the window GATGGTTCATGATGAAGAATTTGATCAAAAGATGAATGATTTGATGATGCAGCAAATGCAAGTCACTTGGGACGATATTGAAGTAAGCGATCAAGGATTAGGCTTTGATAGTTTGTCTTTAGAGCGATATCGTCAGGATTTATTAGCAGAATTTAATCGTGACAAGGATAAATATCGCCAAATGCCAAAAGGTGTATATACGGGATTTGCAGCAGAGCAGAAATCTGGTGTTAGTGATGATTTGAGTGATGGTATTATTGCTTTGTTGGGGTATCCTGCGAAACCACCTAAGAAATTAGATCATCAATATCAGGTGTTTGATTTAATTTACATTGATAAATCAGGCAAGTTAATTTTAAAAAATCAAAAGGAAGTTTTAGATTTGCTAACCTTGTATAAGGAGAAGGAGCGTTTTGTACCTGATGCAATTGATCGAGGTGAAGCGGTGGTAATTGCAGAATTGGTGAACGCCCTAAAAACTTGGTTAACCAGTCAAGCAGTCCAAATTGAGGAGATGGAAGATGGTTCTGTCAAACAGACGATGGGTAATGAAACGCTGGGAATTTTGCAAGGGTTAAAAAAAGGTAATAAGGCTTCTATAGATAGGATCAAGCAAAATGTTACAGTTGATGGCAAATATCAGCTAAGTAATTTCGATTTAATCAGTTGGGTTTTAGTAACGGTATAAAATTAAAAAGCGATGATTACTTGCAGTTGTATGGGAAAAGAGTCAGAATCGCGGATTTTGCGGATTAAAGGATTGCGCGGCTTTTTAAAATCAGAATCACGGATTTTGCGGATTAAAGGATTGCGCGGCTTTTTAAAATCAGAATCACGGATTTTGCGGATTAAAGGATTGCGCGGCTTTTTGGATTAAAAATCCGTGAAATCCCTTAATCTATCTAATCCGCTATTCTGACTTATGTGGGATAAAATTAACTATAAAACTAACAATGAAACTAACTATGGAACTAACAAGATTTAATGAAATAGATTTTTTACCTGCCTTAAAGGCTTTTTTTCGTGAGCTAAATGTACCTATTAATTATGTAGATGATAAGCCGACTTCGGTAAAGAAAATATTACAAAATACTTATAAGGATAATGAGTCTTTTAGGTTAATTAATGATGTTTATTTTGTTGGGTTAGTTGATGATGCAGCTTTTAGAGGGAATCAAAGTTTAGCGATTGATCAGATTAAATCTGATTATGATGGAATTTTGATTTTTGGGATAACTTTGAATGCTCGCCTAAATGGTTTATTGCCAACGCGATCGCAGTTAGCGGAAATAGCACGGGCTTTTAATCGGGAGTTTTGTTATACACCTGTTGTGGTGGTGTTTAGGTATGGCGAGTATCTAGCATTTGCGAATACGGAGAGATTGAAATACAAGAATAATCGAGAAGGTGAGAAAGCGGGAAAGGTTACGCTGCTAAGAGACATTGATATCAGGCAGCCACATTCGGGACATGAACGTATTTTAGCAGAGTTAGCAATTCCGAAAAAAGGTAAGGATCGGGTCGATTCTTTTGCTCAATTATATGCTTATTGGCAGAAGGTACTTGATGTCAGCCTGTTAAATAAACAATTTTATCAAGATGTTTCAGCCTGGTATTTTCATGCTTGTAAGCAGGTGGTTTTCCCAAAGGATGCTAAGGATAATCAAGAGAGTTTAATTAGGTTAATTACACGGTTAATGTTTGTTTGGTTTCTCAAAGAGAAAGGTTTAGTTCCTAGTGAATTATTTAATCGCGCTGATATTCAATCTATTCTCAAGAGTTTAGAACCGCAAGAAAGCACCTATTACAAGGCGATTTTACAGAATCTGTTTTTTGCAACGCTGAATACGGAAGGTAAGCGCGAGTTTATTAAAAAAAGTTCGGGCGGGCGTAATTCGCAGCACATGGTACATAATGTGTTTCGCTATGAAGACTATTTTCAGGAGCCTGATCAGGTTATCAAGAAATATTTTGACGATATTCCTTTTTTAAATGGTGGTTTGTTTGAGTTTTTGGATGTTCCTTCACAAAAAGATAAACCTGAACCAGAGATTAGAATTGATGGGTTTAGCAATCATTCTTCTAATGTGTTATCTGTCCCAAATGAATTATTTTTTGATGATTTTCAGGATGTCGATCTAAATGCCGATTTTGGCACGAGTCGCCAGAAATATCGGGTGCGGGGTTTATTAGAAATCTTTAAGAGCTATAAGTTTACGATTACAGAGAATACTCCCTTTGAGGAAGATGTGGCACTTGATCCTGAGTTATTAGGTCAGGTATTTGAAAATCTATTGGCGGCTTACAATCCTGAGACTCAGACGACGGCTAGGAAACAGACAGCTTCTTTTTATACGCCGCGTGAGATTGTTAATTACATGGTGGATGAGAGTTTGATTGCGTATTTCAAGGAAAAAGGAAAAAGAAAAAAGAAAAAGTTTGCAGAGCAGGATTTTGAGGGGCGGTTAAGGTTGCTTTTGGATTATCAGTCAGTGGTTAATCCGTTTGAGGATGATCAAGAGGTGACTTTGGCTTTAATTGAGGCGATCGATAATTGCAAAATTCTTGACCCTGCTTGTGGTTCGGGGGCTTTTCCGATGGGTGTTTTGCAGAAGATGGTGCATATTTTGTCAAAGCTTGATCCGCATAATGAACGTTGGCGCAATCAACAAAAGGAAAGGGAGATTTTACCTTTACAAAAAGATTTACAGCAGGCGCGAAAGATTTCCTATGAGGAGGCGAGGGAGGCGGCTGTCAATCAGTTACAGGAACGTTTGGCGCAGATTGAGACGGATTTTGCCAATAATGAGAAAGATTATCCGCGTAAGTTGTTTTTGATTGAGAATTGCATCTATGGTGTGGATATTCAGCCTATTGCTTTGCAGATTGCGAAGTTACGCTGTTTTATTTCGTTGATAGTCGAGCAGAAGGTGGATGATAACCAACCGAATCGGGGGATTTTGCCTTTACCTAATTTGGAAACGAAGTTTGTGGCGGCGAATAGTTTGATTAGTTTACCACTTCAGATGAGTTTACGGAGTCCTGCGGTAGAGGTGAAAGAAAAGGAGTTAAAGGAGGTTCGGCAAAAGCATTTTACGGCACGGTCTAAGGCGACTAAGGATAAGTATCGTAAGCGCGATGAGGAGTTGCGTAATGAGATTAGTGGTTTATTAAAGGGTACGGGTTTAAAAACGGCGTTGGCGGATAGTTTGGCGCGATGGAATCCTTATAATCAAAATACTTCGGTGGACTTTTTTGATCCTGAGTGGATGTTTGGCATTGCTGACGGTTTTGATATTGTGATTGGCAATCCGCCCTATGTGAGACAGGAACAAATTAAAGAACTTAAGCCAACTTTAAAGGAAAAATTTGATTGTTATACAGGAGTTGCGGATTTGTTTGTTTATTTCTTTGAGCGTGGCTATCAATTGCTAAAAAGTGGTGGCGTTTTGAGTTACATCTGTTCAAATAAATATTTTCGTTCGGGTTATGGACAAAAGTTGCGC encodes:
- a CDS encoding Eco57I restriction-modification methylase domain-containing protein, whose amino-acid sequence is MELTRFNEIDFLPALKAFFRELNVPINYVDDKPTSVKKILQNTYKDNESFRLINDVYFVGLVDDAAFRGNQSLAIDQIKSDYDGILIFGITLNARLNGLLPTRSQLAEIARAFNREFCYTPVVVVFRYGEYLAFANTERLKYKNNREGEKAGKVTLLRDIDIRQPHSGHERILAELAIPKKGKDRVDSFAQLYAYWQKVLDVSLLNKQFYQDVSAWYFHACKQVVFPKDAKDNQESLIRLITRLMFVWFLKEKGLVPSELFNRADIQSILKSLEPQESTYYKAILQNLFFATLNTEGKREFIKKSSGGRNSQHMVHNVFRYEDYFQEPDQVIKKYFDDIPFLNGGLFEFLDVPSQKDKPEPEIRIDGFSNHSSNVLSVPNELFFDDFQDVDLNADFGTSRQKYRVRGLLEIFKSYKFTITENTPFEEDVALDPELLGQVFENLLAAYNPETQTTARKQTASFYTPREIVNYMVDESLIAYFKEKGKRKKKKFAEQDFEGRLRLLLDYQSVVNPFEDDQEVTLALIEAIDNCKILDPACGSGAFPMGVLQKMVHILSKLDPHNERWRNQQKEREILPLQKDLQQARKISYEEAREAAVNQLQERLAQIETDFANNEKDYPRKLFLIENCIYGVDIQPIALQIAKLRCFISLIVEQKVDDNQPNRGILPLPNLETKFVAANSLISLPLQMSLRSPAVEVKEKELKEVRQKHFTARSKATKDKYRKRDEELRNEISGLLKGTGLKTALADSLARWNPYNQNTSVDFFDPEWMFGIADGFDIVIGNPPYVRQEQIKELKPTLKEKFDCYTGVADLFVYFFERGYQLLKSGGVLSYICSNKYFRSGYGQKLRDFLGKNTTIQQLIDFSDTDVFTAIAYPSIILFSKEKASKDNQLKALSWQQTEDLNEFPTVFDTQNFLMPQSALKADGWRLENTQVLDLLAKLRNAGKPLGEYVNGKFYRGILTGLNEAFVIDRTTRDKLIAEHPSSAEVIKPLLRGRDVKRWSVDYQDLYLIKIESSENKTHPWSKKTEQEAEKVFSKTYPAIHKHFEQFRNQLTARADQGKFFWELRSCKYWQDFEKPKIVWGNLAISPQFAIALEDFYLSAPANLIISKNENYLLAIFNSQITQYIVSQNAAVRQGGFLEFKPMYVSQIPIPTATEAEQKAIEELVQKCLEAKGQNCQQWEQEIDERVARLYKLSDEEMEIIKGQNRGL